The Triticum aestivum cultivar Chinese Spring chromosome 7B, IWGSC CS RefSeq v2.1, whole genome shotgun sequence genome window below encodes:
- the LOC123162492 gene encoding amino acid permease 1 yields the protein MDVDGHLPRTHGDVDDDGRERRTGTVWTAAAHIITAVIGSGVLSLAWAMAQLGWVAGPLTLVLFAVITFYTCGLLADCYRVGDPVTGKRNYTYTEAVQSYLGGWHVWFCGFCQYVNMFGTGIGYTITASTSAAALKKSNCYHWHGHKADCSQYLSAYIIGFGVVQVIFCQVPNFHKLSWLSIVAAIMSFSYATIAVGLSLAQTISGPTGKTSLTGTEVGVDVDASQKVWMTFQALGNVAFAYSYTIILIEIQDTLRSPPRENETMRKATLMGISTTTAFYMLCGCLGYSAFGNDANGNILTGFGFYEPYWLVDFANVCIVLHLVGGFQVFCQPLFAAVEGGVARRYPGLGREHAAVFRLVWRTAFVGMITLLAMLMPFFNSILGFLGSIAFWPLTVFFPVEMYIRQRQIPRFGTKWVALQSLSFVCFLVTVAACAASIQGVRDSLKTYTPFTTKS from the exons ATGGACGTCGACGGCCACCTTCCCCGCACCCACGGCGACGTCGACGACGACGGCAGGGAGAGGAGAACAG GGACGGtatggacggcggcggcgcacATCATAACGGCGGTGATCGGGTCCGGCGTGCTGTCGCTGGCCTGGGCCATGGCGCAGCTGGGCTGGGTGGCCGGGCCGCTCACCCTGGTGCTCTTCGCCGTCATCACCTTCTACACCTGCGGCCTCCTCGCCGACTGCTACCGCGTCGGCGACCCCGTCACTGGCAAGCGCAACTACACCTACACGGAGGCCGTCCAGTCCTACCTAG GCGGATGGCACGTCTGGTTCTGCGGCTTCTGCCAGTACGTGAACATGTTCGGCACCGGCATCGGCTACACCATCACCGCCTCCACCAGCGCCGC CGCCTTGAAGAAGTCCAACTGCTACCACTGGCACGGGCACAAGGCGGACTGCAGCCAGTACCTGAGCGCCTACATCATCGGCTTCGGGGTGGTGCAGGTCATCTTCTGCCAGGTGCCCAACTTCCACAAGCTCTCGTGGCTCTCCATCGTCGCCGCCATCATGTCCTTCTCCTACGCCACCATCGCCGTCGGCCTCTCGCTGGCGCAGACCATCTCGGGGCCCACGGGGAAGACGTCGCTGACCGGCACGGAGGTCGGGGTCGACGTCGACGCCTCGCAGAAGGTCTGGATGACGTTCCAGGCCCTCGGCAACGTCGCCTTCGCCTACTCCTACACCATAATCCTCATCGAGATCCAG GACACGCTACGGTCACCTCCGCGCGAGAACGAGACGATGCGGAAGGCGACGCTGATGGGCATCTCGACGACGACGGCCTTCTACATGCTGTGCGGCTGCCTGGGCTACTCGGCCTTCGGCAACGACGCCAACGGCAACATCCTGACGGGGTTCGGCTTCTACGAGCCCTACTGGCTGGTGGACTTCGCCAACGTGTGCATCGTGCTCCACCTGGTGGGCGGGTTCCAGGTGTTCTGCCAGCCGCTGTTCGCGGCGGTGGAGGGCGGCGTGGCGCGGAGGTACCCGGGGCTGGGCCGGGAGCACGCGGCGGTGTTCCGGCTGGTATGGCGGACGGCGTTCGTGGGGATGATCACGCTGCTGGCCATGCTGATGCCCTTCTTCAACAGCATCCTGGGGTTCCTGGGCAGCATCGCCTTCTGGCCGCTCACCGTCTTCTTCCCCGTGGAGATGTACATCCGGCAGCGGCAGATCCCGCGGTtcggcaccaagtgggtggcgctgcaGAGCCTCAGCTTCGTCTGCTtcctcgtcaccgtcgccgcctGCGCCGCGTCCATCCAGGGCGTCCGCGACTCGCTCAAGACCTACACGCCCTTCACCACCAAGTCGTGA